A genomic window from Lotus japonicus ecotype B-129 chromosome 1, LjGifu_v1.2 includes:
- the LOC130734373 gene encoding uncharacterized protein LOC130734373 isoform X1 — translation MKVTWKNNNKKQKQRCLPTLSHFTDPPFEHHHQQDQPHSHPEQEEHSDGVRAAPNPDQSLEEARQLAKEFQAQGDNLAVDGKYREALGKWEAALTLAPDIPVLHEQKAQVLLEIGDAWNALKAATRATELEPSWAEAWVTLGRAQLNFGEPDNAIESFDRALALKAVLVDLGLYILISKIEPEHRCIFILGLWVVVASYILATCVYPDYQEARDDRQTALRLVKKRKQLHSSGLSDIQNRYSVGEKDGSS, via the exons ATGAAGGTAACATGgaagaacaacaacaagaagCAAAAGCAACGTTGTTTACCCACCTTGTCACACTTCACTGATCCTCCATTTGAGCATCATCATCAACAGGACCAACCCCATTCACACCCTGAACAAGAAGAACATAGCGATGGAGTGCGTGCTGCTCCCAATCCTGATCAATCCTTGGAGGAAGCAAGACAATTGGCTAAGGAGTTTCAAGCTCAAGGAGACAACCTCGCTGTG GACGGAAAATATCGGGAAGCCCTAGGAAAATGGGAAGCTGCTCTTACATTGGCACCTGATATTCCAGTTTTGCACGAACAAAAGGCCCAAGTTTTACTAGAAATTGGAGATGCTTGGAATGCTTTAAAAGCTGCAACTC GAGCTACTGAATTGGAGCCATCATGGGCAGAG GCATGGGTCACACTTGGCAGAGCACAGCTGAATTTCGGTGAGCCAGATAATGCAATTGAAAGCTTTGACAGAGCGTTAGCTCTTAAG GCTGTACTGGTTGATCTGGGCTTGTATATTTTAATTAGCAAAATTGAACCAGAACATCGCTGCATTTTTATTTTGGGCTTGTGGGTTGTTGTGGCAAGTTATATTCTTGCTACCTGTGTATAT CCTGATTACCAGGAAGCTCGAGATGATAGGCAAACCGCATTACGCCTTGTAAAGAAGAGAAAGCAACTTCACTCGTCAGGCTTGAGTGATATTCAAAATCGTTATTCGGTTGGCGAGAAGGATGGAAGCTCATGA
- the LOC130734373 gene encoding uncharacterized protein LOC130734373 isoform X2, with product MKVTWKNNNKKQKQRCLPTLSHFTDPPFEHHHQQDQPHSHPEQEEHSDGVRAAPNPDQSLEEARQLAKEFQAQGDNLAVDGKYREALGKWEAALTLAPDIPVLHEQKAQVLLEIGDAWNALKAATRATELEPSWAEAWVTLGRAQLNFGEPDNAIESFDRALALKPDYQEARDDRQTALRLVKKRKQLHSSGLSDIQNRYSVGEKDGSS from the exons ATGAAGGTAACATGgaagaacaacaacaagaagCAAAAGCAACGTTGTTTACCCACCTTGTCACACTTCACTGATCCTCCATTTGAGCATCATCATCAACAGGACCAACCCCATTCACACCCTGAACAAGAAGAACATAGCGATGGAGTGCGTGCTGCTCCCAATCCTGATCAATCCTTGGAGGAAGCAAGACAATTGGCTAAGGAGTTTCAAGCTCAAGGAGACAACCTCGCTGTG GACGGAAAATATCGGGAAGCCCTAGGAAAATGGGAAGCTGCTCTTACATTGGCACCTGATATTCCAGTTTTGCACGAACAAAAGGCCCAAGTTTTACTAGAAATTGGAGATGCTTGGAATGCTTTAAAAGCTGCAACTC GAGCTACTGAATTGGAGCCATCATGGGCAGAG GCATGGGTCACACTTGGCAGAGCACAGCTGAATTTCGGTGAGCCAGATAATGCAATTGAAAGCTTTGACAGAGCGTTAGCTCTTAAG CCTGATTACCAGGAAGCTCGAGATGATAGGCAAACCGCATTACGCCTTGTAAAGAAGAGAAAGCAACTTCACTCGTCAGGCTTGAGTGATATTCAAAATCGTTATTCGGTTGGCGAGAAGGATGGAAGCTCATGA